A segment of the Georgenia sp. M64 genome:
CCGGTCGTCACCGCTCTGACCTGCGATGATGCCGTCAGGTAGGCCTGACTTGTGCTGCTGAGGCACAGCGCCCCCTCCAGTGTGTGACGTGGGTCGGGCCCCATCGTAACCGCGACGAACGCATCTCCTCGGACCCCGTCGGCGCGTCGTGTTTCACGTGAAACGTCCAGCCGCGACGCCTGTTCCTGCATCGTTCGGGCTCTGGGGCTGAGCTGGGAGCGAGACGACGGTGATCGGGTGAGCCGTCCGTTGACTCGCCAAGATCATGGACGCGAACGCTCTCAGCCGTCCTCACCGCCGCCAGGCCGCACTGCCGCATCGGGATGCCCGCCGTTTCACGTGAAACGGCGTTCCTTGGACAAGGTCGAGGCACGATTCCTTGCACTGTGATGGTGTTCCACGTGAAACGCCCCGCGGTCCAACCCGCGCGGGATGCTCAGTCCCGGTTTCCGCGGGCGCCGGGCCGTCGGGCACTGTGTGGTTTCCGCTGACCAGCAGGCGGGCGGCACGCATCGCAGGGACGGACACGGGTTTCCTTCATGTGTGAAGAACTCGTGAGGCCAGTTGACGTGCGCCGGCATTGTTGCGCCATGTCGCGCGGACGGGATAGTCGTTTCACGTGAAACGACTGTCGCAAGAGTCGGAATGCGCGCCAAGGAGATACCTGTGGTGGAATCCCCGGGGGTGATGCGACATCGATCGACGCTCACCCGCGGGCCGCGACGCATTGCAGGGACGGCCCCACGGTCCGAAGCCTCCAGCGCGACGGAGATGTGCATCTGAGCGCTACCACTCATCCATGAGACGGGTTCTGTGGCGAAGCCTCTGTGGCCGGAGGGGGGCCAGCGGTCCTACGTCGTCCGACCACCGCAGGGCACGCGCTAGGGCGCCCAGGGGGCCCAAGGGGGTAGGGCCCACCCGGGCACCATTGTTCGACCATCGCGCCCTCGACCTCGGCGGTGGTTTCACGTGAAACGCTCCTGCGAGCCGCGTCCGCATGCCTCGGGGCCGTACGCCAGCCCCGACATCGCCCTGCTCCGCGTCGACCTTCCTCGTGAGCCCATCGGAAGAAGACGCCTGATTGCGCCGGACCAGCAATCGAACCGTCGCCGAGGACGACCGCGCCACATCGTCGGATTCGTATCCTCGCAGGAAAGCCACTCACGTTTCACGTGGAACATTCCCGCTCTCGTGCGGGTCGGCCACTCGACACCGAGGGTCGCGTCTGCGGATCGGTCCAACCCGCGTGCAGAACCACCTCGAGGTGGACCTCCCCGCTGACGCACCAGCGGGGAAGGGCGCACCGAGCGTCGCCATCGACCCGTCCGGCTCGACACCGCCGCGTGAAGATGGCGGTCCGACCTCAGCTCGCCGGTGTTGCTGCTGGCGCATCGGTCGACCTTGCCACCCATTCTCGCCATCTGCGTCGTGCCGGATGGACGGGCCGACCGATAGGCCCGCCCCACCTCTTCTTCGAGCGCAGTCCCCGCTGCCACCATCACCAGGCTCCCGGTGCACGACGTCGCCGCCGCCACCATTGCACGCCCCCGATGCACCCGGCGTCGCGGCAACGCCTCGGCCCCCATGTCAACGTGTTCCACGTGAAACCACCGTCCCTTTCATGCGGGCCACCCGGCCAGTCGCAGGATGGGCGACCGGCGCGAGAAGGCACGACCGTTCCGCCGTCGGTCAACGGTCACGACCCGTCAGGCCAGGATGGTGATCTGGTAGCGCTTCTCAACCGCGGTCCCCCTTTCGGCATCGGCGTGCGGGCACCCAAGTCACCGGGCGCTCGAATCACCCGGTACGGTGCCGTCGCACCCCGTTCCACGTAAACGTGCTGTGGCCCGCAGACCAGGAGCGCCTCACCCCCTGCTGGGCAGGCCCGCGACCGGTTCCACTGGAACGGCGCCACGAGCGTGGCCGAAGTGCACCACATCAACGGCGAACGGAACTGCAGAGCGCATCGCGGACACTGTCGCGCCCGTCCACGAGCGTCGACCCGACGTCCGCCCCTTGACGGCAGAGCCGTCTCGTACCGCGCGGGGCGCGTCCCGGCTGACCGGGCGAGGCGGTCTCCTCACGCGGCGTGGCTCGCCCCAAGGTCGTGGTTTCACGTGAAACCCGACCGCACGTCGCGGGTCGCCGGCCGAGGTACGCGACCAGGTAGCCCGACCGTCTGCGCCGGGAACGATGGCACCCACACGGCTGGCGTACGCTCCTACAGCTGGTCCCGACGCCCCTGGCGCTTGCGTTCGACGGGACTGACAGGTTTCAAGCGGCCAGTCCGTGACGGGGTTTGTCGCCGTCGTCGCCCGTGGGCCGCGTGACGGCCCTGCAATGCCCCGGAACGAATCCTCTGGTCGGACATGCCCCGGCACTCAGGATGCGGCCGAAAAGGCAGCTGCCACTACGCATCAGTCGCGCCGGCACGATCACAACTAGAGCAGCACTGCACAGCGGAGTCTCGCGGCGCACCTTCACTCGAATGCCGGAACCTCGATGGCCGGCACATGTTCAACGAGCGTCACGCGCCGGCTGCGCGTTTCACGTGAAACCGTGCCGCGTCGACCGGTTGCTGCACCGCTCTGCGGGGCAAGCGTGCAACCCACGGACTGGTCAGGGCTGGCGCACATGGCCGCCGCTTCTCGATTCGCCCACGAGCTCGCCCGCCTCGAGCGAGTCCTCCGCCGCGTCGGTCCTGCCGCAGCACCAGGCACACGACAAGGTGCAGAGTGAGAGTCATTCTCAACTACGCTTGGTGATCCGCACCACCGTTGCGGACGTGTCGAGCGGTAGACCGGTCACGGCGTCGACCCGAGTCGAGCTCGCCCCCAGCTTGCGAAGGACGTACTTCGCCTCGCTGACCTCCTCCTCGGCACGCCTGCCCTTGAGTGCGACAAGCTCGCCGCCCGGCCGTACCAGCGGCATCGCCCACCGCGCCAGCTTGTCGAGCGCAGCGACCGCTCGAGCCGTCACCACGTCGAAGGTCTGACGACCGTGGAGCTCCTCCGCCCTGGCGTGATGGATCCCCACGTTGTCGAGGCCGACCTCCTCAGCGACGTCGCTCAGCCACGCGACCCGCCGTTCCATGGGTTCGATGAGGTGCACCGTGGTGTCCGGCCGCATGATGGCCAGGACGACGCCCGGGAACCCGGCTCCGCTGCCGACGTCGGCCACGTCGGCGTCGCTCGGGACGAACGGGGAGATGGCCGCGGAGTTCACCAGGTGCCGCGACCACAGTCGCGGCACCTCCCGCGGGCCGATGAGTCCGCGGAGCTCACCCTCGGCGACGAGCATCTGGGCGAGGTGCTCCATCGGCGCCCATGCGAGCCCGAAGAACTCCCGCAGCTCGTCGGTCGCCTCCTCGGCCTGCTCCGACATGCGCGGGCGCTCAGGCGGGACGGATGACGACGTACCGGTTGGGCTCGACGCCCTCGGAGTCGCTGACCAGGCCGGCGGCGGCGACCACGTCGTGGATCACCTTGCGCTCGAACGGGTTCATCGCGGGCAGCGACACCCGCTCGCCCGACGCCCGGACTCTCGCCACCGCATCGTTACCGACCGCGGTGAGCTCGGCCTTACGGGCCTTGCGGTACCCGGCGATGTCGAGCATCAGCCGGCTCCGCTCACCGGTCTTGGCCTGCACGGCCAGACGGGTCAGCTCCTGCAGCGCGTCGAGCACGTCACCGTCGTCACCCACGAGGCGCTTCAGCCACCGGCCGCCGTCCTCCTCGGAGACGATGTCGACCGCCGCACGCCCGTGGTCGACGTCGATGTCGATGTCGCCGTCGAGGTCGGCGATGTCGAGAAGCTCCTCGAGGTAGTCCGCGGCGACCTCGCCCTCGTCCTCGAGCCTCTTGATCGTCTCGGGTGCTGCGCCCCGCTGCGGGGTCACGTCCTCGCTCACGCTGGTCCTCATCTCGGTTGCGGGTCCGTCGTCGCGGACCGGGATCTGGGAAGTCGGGCCGTCGGGCGGCGCTCTACTTCTTCCTGCCGGGGTTGTGCCCCTTCTTGGCCTGGGCCTGCCGCTTCGCGGCGGCGGCGCGGCGCTGGGCGGCGCGCTCCTCGTACCGCTTCTGCGCGCGCTCGGCAGCGGTGAGCCCGTCCTTGCCCCGGACCTCTCCGTCGTCCTCGGGCGGCGCAGCCGTCTCGCTGATCTGGTCCTCGGGCGCAGACTCCTCGGACTCGCCACTCGCGGGCGCCGCACCGGCGCCACCGCCCGGCCCGGTCCTCTTCGCCCGGTCCTTGCGCTTGGGCTGGACGCGCTGGCCCGGCGTCGGCTCCGGCTCGACCGTCGTCGCGGTCTCCTCCTCCGGCGGGAGGCCCTTCTTCGCGCGCTTGCGTGCCTTGCGCTCCTCCAGCGCCTTGTACGCCTCCGAGCCCGGTGCCGGCTGACGCCGGATCGTGTAGTACTGCTGGCCCATCGACCACAGGTTCGAGACGGTCCAGTAGATGAGGACACCGATCGGGAAGTTCACACCCGAGAAGGCAAAGACCAGCGGCAGGATGTAGAGCAGGAGCTTCTGCTGCCGAGCCATCGGGTTGCTCGGGTCGAGCGCCGACGCCGGCATGTTCTTCATCGTCAGCTGCTTCTGCGTGATGAACGTCGTCGCGGACATGGCGACGATGAGAAGCACCGTGACGATCTTGACCGTCGTGAGGTCGGACGAGAGGAAGGTCTCCGAGATGGGCGCACCCAGCAGCATCGAGCTCTCCGCCTGAGCGGCGAGCTCGAGCGAGAGCGGACCGATGGGGTCCATCTCCCCCCGCGAGATGGGCCCGAGGCTGTTGAGCACCCGGAAGAGCGCGAAGAAGATGGGCATCTGCAGCAGCAGCGGCAGGCACGAGGAGAACGGGTTGGTCCCGTGCTTCCGGTAGAGCGCCATCATCTCTTCCTGCATCTTCTGGCGAGACGCAGGGTCGGTCTTGTTCTTGTACTTCTTCTGCAGGGCCTGCATCTCGGGCTGGACGATCTGAAGCCCGCGAGACGCCTTGATCTGCTTGAAGAACAGCGGGATGAGCAGGACCCGGATGACGATCGTCAGGCCGACGATGGACAGGATCCAGGCCCACCCCGAGCCACCCGCCATCCCCAGGAGCACGAGAAGGTCGTGCACCCGAACCATGATCCACGCGACGGCGTACATGATCGGGGACAGGATGGTGTCGAAAAAGCCCATGGTGCCCGAACTCCTAGTGGTCCTTCGGCGCGGCGGACCGCGCCCCCCGTGTGTCTGGTCCGAGGGTACGTGGTTTTCCTGCGTCGGACGGCCCGCGGCCGCCCTCTCCTGCTGTCCGGTCGTTGCGCCACCGGCCCCGGGGCGGGACGTGGTCGACCCCGCCGAGCGTCCACGGGTTGCA
Coding sequences within it:
- the yidC gene encoding membrane protein insertase YidC; translation: MGFFDTILSPIMYAVAWIMVRVHDLLVLLGMAGGSGWAWILSIVGLTIVIRVLLIPLFFKQIKASRGLQIVQPEMQALQKKYKNKTDPASRQKMQEEMMALYRKHGTNPFSSCLPLLLQMPIFFALFRVLNSLGPISRGEMDPIGPLSLELAAQAESSMLLGAPISETFLSSDLTTVKIVTVLLIVAMSATTFITQKQLTMKNMPASALDPSNPMARQQKLLLYILPLVFAFSGVNFPIGVLIYWTVSNLWSMGQQYYTIRRQPAPGSEAYKALEERKARKRAKKGLPPEEETATTVEPEPTPGQRVQPKRKDRAKRTGPGGGAGAAPASGESEESAPEDQISETAAPPEDDGEVRGKDGLTAAERAQKRYEERAAQRRAAAAKRQAQAKKGHNPGRKK
- the rsmG gene encoding 16S rRNA (guanine(527)-N(7))-methyltransferase RsmG, coding for MSEQAEEATDELREFFGLAWAPMEHLAQMLVAEGELRGLIGPREVPRLWSRHLVNSAAISPFVPSDADVADVGSGAGFPGVVLAIMRPDTTVHLIEPMERRVAWLSDVAEEVGLDNVGIHHARAEELHGRQTFDVVTARAVAALDKLARWAMPLVRPGGELVALKGRRAEEEVSEAKYVLRKLGASSTRVDAVTGLPLDTSATVVRITKRS
- a CDS encoding R3H domain-containing nucleic acid-binding protein, which translates into the protein MRTSVSEDVTPQRGAAPETIKRLEDEGEVAADYLEELLDIADLDGDIDIDVDHGRAAVDIVSEEDGGRWLKRLVGDDGDVLDALQELTRLAVQAKTGERSRLMLDIAGYRKARKAELTAVGNDAVARVRASGERVSLPAMNPFERKVIHDVVAAAGLVSDSEGVEPNRYVVIRPA